A region of Pristiophorus japonicus isolate sPriJap1 chromosome 32, sPriJap1.hap1, whole genome shotgun sequence DNA encodes the following proteins:
- the LOC139240454 gene encoding large ribosomal subunit protein uL16, whose translation MGRRPARCYRYCKNKPYPKSRFCRGVPDPKIRIFDLGRKKAKVDEFPLCGHMVSDEYEQLSSEALEAARICANKYMVKTCGKDGFHIRMRLHPFHVIRINKMLSCAGADRLQTGMRGAFGKPQGTVARVNIGQVIMSVRTKTQNKEHVIEALRRAKFKFPGRQKIHISKKWGFTKFNMADFDDMVAEKRLVPDGCGVKYIPRRGPLNIWRALHAV comes from the exons TTACAGATACTGCAAGAACAAGCCGTATCCCAAGTCTCGCTTCTGTCGGGGCGTTCCTG ATCCCAAGATCCGGATTTTCGACCTGGGCCGCAAGAAGGCCAAGGTGGACGAGTTTCCGTTATGTGGCCACATGGTGTCCGATGAATATGAGCAGCTTTCCTCCGAAG CTCTGGAGGCAGCCCGAATCTGCGCCAACAAGTACATGGTGAAGACATGTGGCAAGGATGGGTTCCACATCCGTATGCGTCTGCATCCCTTCCACGTCATCCGGATCAACAAGATGTTGTCGTGTGCTGGTGCTGATAG gcTCCAGACTGGAATGCGTGGGGCCTTTGGTAAGCCCCAGGGCACCGTGGCCCGAGTCAACATTGGCCAGGTCATCATGTCCGTGCGCACCAAGACCCAAAACAAGGAGCATGTGATCGAGGCTCTCCGCAGGGCCAAGTTCAAGTTCCCTGGGCGCCAGAAG aTTCACATATCGAAGAAATGGGGATTCACCAAGTTCAACATGGCGGACTTTGATGACATGGTGGCTGAGAAACGCCTGGTTCCTGACGGCTGTGGGGTCAAGTACATCCCCAGGAGAGGTCCTCTTAACATCTGGCGTGCTCTCCACGCCGTGTAA